A window of the Paenibacillus woosongensis genome harbors these coding sequences:
- a CDS encoding chemotaxis protein CheW, giving the protein MSQTSEQYVVFAINGNDYGIPVLEVSEIIRMQTVNWIPNSRREFLGMIQLREKLIPIISLHTIFSEAEKELDSKTRIIIIHTEEANQNIGIVVDEVKKVMFLPKEGINFPPHMAQQAWLKGMFQQQDSLIVLLDIQTLLTDVNGGYSYI; this is encoded by the coding sequence ATGAGCCAGACGAGTGAACAATACGTTGTTTTTGCCATCAACGGCAATGATTACGGGATTCCTGTCCTAGAAGTATCAGAAATTATCCGGATGCAAACGGTGAATTGGATTCCGAATTCGCGCCGGGAATTTCTAGGCATGATCCAGCTGAGAGAAAAACTGATCCCCATAATAAGTCTCCATACCATATTTTCAGAGGCAGAAAAGGAGTTGGATTCGAAAACCCGCATCATTATTATACATACCGAGGAAGCAAACCAGAATATCGGCATTGTCGTTGACGAAGTAAAAAAGGTCATGTTCCTCCCTAAAGAAGGAATCAACTTCCCGCCGCATATGGCGCAGCAGGCTTGGCTAAAAGGGATGTTTCAGCAGCAGGATTCCCTAATTGTGCTGCTTGACATACAAACTCTGCTTACGGATGTTAACGGCGGTTATTCGTATATTTAA
- the mgtE gene encoding magnesium transporter, giving the protein MIDLNQMRQKILTADQDQMLTFVVAFRPIDLAESLEKLKAEEQLRLMELLPPAVAAEILEFLEPLMQYKILHNLDVNLTSQILNELPSDVVADMMLAIHRYQADKLLDLLPDDYRKRLQTLMTFPEETAGSLATIDYIAAPGQWTMDTTLEHIRKVGREAEITAYIYVTGMKGELLGVVSLKKIIMADPATLLQEIADEPISVPATMGQEETAELLSRYDWVALPVVDAQQRLIGVVTVDDLIDVMQEEATEDIQMLGGSQPLQGTYFKSSVFHLYRKRIIWLLILFVAEAYTGTVLRHFEDTLTEVISLAFFIPLLIGTGGNTGTQTVSTLVRALAVGEVHFRDLFRVIRKELVTGIMTGSTIFIIAYLRAWMLGVEMNVGLVVGLTAMIIVLWASFVAAILPLVLHKLKADPAVISGPFITTLVDGTGLIIYFTVARILLNL; this is encoded by the coding sequence ATGATCGATCTTAATCAAATGAGGCAGAAGATCTTGACAGCGGATCAGGACCAGATGCTTACATTTGTGGTGGCGTTTAGACCGATTGATTTGGCAGAAAGTCTGGAGAAATTAAAGGCGGAGGAGCAGCTTAGACTGATGGAGCTTCTTCCCCCGGCCGTGGCGGCGGAAATTTTGGAGTTTCTGGAACCGCTCATGCAATATAAGATTTTGCACAATCTGGATGTGAATCTGACTTCGCAAATTCTCAATGAGCTGCCCAGTGATGTGGTAGCGGATATGATGCTGGCGATTCATCGCTATCAGGCGGACAAGCTGCTGGATTTGCTGCCGGACGATTACCGCAAGCGCCTGCAGACTTTGATGACGTTTCCGGAGGAAACGGCAGGGAGCCTGGCAACAATTGATTATATCGCCGCACCTGGCCAATGGACGATGGATACTACGCTGGAGCACATACGCAAGGTCGGGCGCGAGGCAGAAATTACGGCTTATATTTATGTAACTGGAATGAAAGGGGAGCTGTTAGGGGTCGTTTCGCTGAAAAAAATCATTATGGCTGATCCCGCTACCCTGTTGCAGGAAATCGCGGATGAACCTATCTCCGTCCCAGCTACGATGGGCCAAGAGGAAACGGCTGAGCTGCTGTCGCGTTACGATTGGGTTGCGCTGCCGGTCGTGGACGCCCAGCAGCGTCTGATTGGCGTCGTTACCGTCGATGACTTGATCGACGTCATGCAGGAGGAGGCGACGGAGGATATTCAGATGCTCGGCGGAAGCCAGCCGCTACAGGGTACTTATTTCAAGAGCTCTGTATTTCATCTCTATCGAAAAAGGATCATCTGGCTTCTGATTTTGTTTGTCGCCGAGGCGTATACCGGGACGGTGTTAAGGCATTTTGAGGATACGTTGACCGAAGTCATATCGCTTGCATTCTTTATACCGCTCCTCATTGGCACCGGAGGCAATACCGGGACCCAAACCGTGTCCACGCTTGTCCGGGCGCTTGCCGTCGGTGAAGTGCACTTTAGAGATCTGTTTCGCGTAATCCGGAAGGAACTGGTCACTGGAATCATGACCGGCTCAACGATTTTTATTATCGCCTACCTTCGTGCCTGGATGCTCGGCGTTGAGATGAACGTAGGCTTAGTCGTGGGCTTAACGGCGATGATCATCGTGCTGTGGGCTTCCTTCGTGGCCGCCATCCTGCCTCTCGTTCTGCATAAGCTGAAGGCGGACCCGGCCGTGATCTCCGGGCCATTCATTACGACGCTCGTGGACGGCACCGGCTTAATCATCTATTTCACTGTGGCCAGAATTTTACTCAATCTATAG
- a CDS encoding carbohydrate ABC transporter permease, producing MKLRRNIYAKENMTGYLFILPQMLVFLLFLVYPIIEGIRLSMYRINYQSETFVGFDNYLTLISDPVFFKALFNTVIFVVFIVILTVGFALFVASAIFDKNARYVSFIRGSYYIPVMVSMVVMSMVWSFLLNPANGLISYFARDMGLGTVNLLGNPKTVMPVIIFVTFATNVGQAIILYIAAMIGVPKDLFEAAEVDGASRWQVILKILIPSVKPTTVYITIINIIAVLKIFVVIQLLTGGGPNNASVTLMYYLYNNAFKYNQLGVASAVGVIMFIITLLLSVPQLKSMLQEK from the coding sequence ATGAAACTACGAAGAAATATTTATGCCAAAGAGAATATGACTGGTTATTTGTTTATTTTACCTCAGATGCTGGTTTTCTTGCTCTTCCTTGTATATCCGATCATTGAAGGCATCAGGCTGAGCATGTACCGGATCAACTATCAGAGCGAGACGTTTGTCGGCTTCGATAATTACCTGACCCTGATTAGTGATCCGGTCTTCTTCAAGGCCTTATTTAACACCGTCATATTTGTCGTATTTATCGTCATCCTTACGGTTGGTTTTGCTTTATTCGTAGCATCGGCAATCTTTGATAAGAACGCCAGATATGTCTCATTCATCCGGGGAAGCTATTATATTCCTGTCATGGTTTCTATGGTTGTCATGAGTATGGTTTGGAGCTTTTTGCTTAATCCGGCAAATGGATTGATTTCGTATTTTGCCCGCGATATGGGGCTAGGCACAGTGAACCTTCTCGGTAATCCCAAGACGGTTATGCCCGTCATTATTTTCGTCACCTTTGCGACCAACGTCGGTCAAGCAATCATCCTGTATATTGCAGCGATGATCGGCGTACCCAAAGATCTATTCGAAGCGGCAGAAGTGGATGGAGCCAGCAGATGGCAGGTCATCCTTAAAATATTGATTCCATCCGTCAAACCGACGACCGTGTACATTACGATCATTAACATCATTGCTGTTCTAAAAATATTCGTCGTCATCCAGTTATTGACTGGCGGCGGCCCTAACAATGCCTCCGTGACTCTGATGTATTACCTGTACAACAACGCATTTAAATATAATCAGCTCGGAGTTGCTTCTGCGGTTGGGGTGATTATGTTCATCATCACGCTGCTGCTCTCAGTACCTCAATTGAAAAGCATGCTTCAGGAGAAGTGA
- a CDS encoding YhcH/YjgK/YiaL family protein, whose protein sequence is MILGSLATWKEDQKFEHQAIAEAVEAIQSIIRDLPSPGRVEIRGNEMYASVMELEAKSFAEQAAEKHEAYIDVHYLIEGEEIIGWSPAVEGEQPVQAYDEEGDYALYQPSDEEVKLAMKPGMFAVFFPHDIHRPGMAEQPAAIRKLVVKIHVNMFKS, encoded by the coding sequence ATGATTTTAGGCTCACTGGCAACCTGGAAGGAAGACCAAAAATTTGAGCATCAAGCAATTGCAGAGGCGGTTGAAGCGATCCAAAGCATCATTCGCGATCTGCCGTCTCCTGGGCGGGTCGAGATTCGGGGCAATGAAATGTATGCTTCGGTTATGGAACTGGAAGCAAAGTCGTTTGCAGAGCAGGCAGCGGAGAAGCATGAAGCCTATATCGATGTGCATTATCTGATCGAAGGCGAGGAGATTATCGGATGGTCGCCTGCAGTCGAGGGAGAACAACCTGTGCAGGCGTATGATGAGGAAGGGGACTATGCGCTGTATCAGCCTTCAGATGAAGAAGTGAAATTAGCGATGAAGCCTGGAATGTTCGCCGTATTTTTTCCGCATGATATTCATAGACCAGGCATGGCTGAGCAGCCGGCGGCCATTCGCAAGCTTGTGGTTAAGATTCATGTCAATATGTTCAAATCGTGA
- a CDS encoding N-acetylmannosamine-6-phosphate 2-epimerase — protein sequence MNTDHKVLKEIHHKLVVSCQALPEEPLHSPFIMGRMAYAAYLGGAAGIRANSVEDIREIKKTVQLPIIGIIKQVYEGSDVFITPTLKEVEALYNEGVDIIAMDATDRIRPDGTTISELFPRIREMYKDQLFMADCSTFEEGVMAEELGFDLVGTTLSGYTDATRGTALPDFQLVERLVSRLSVPVISEGGISTPEELKKMYDLGVFSAVVGSAITRPMEITQRFVKAVIK from the coding sequence ATGAATACAGATCATAAAGTGCTAAAAGAGATCCATCATAAATTAGTCGTATCCTGCCAGGCGCTGCCTGAAGAGCCTCTCCATAGCCCCTTTATTATGGGGAGAATGGCATATGCCGCCTATTTGGGCGGAGCAGCCGGCATTCGCGCGAACAGCGTGGAAGATATTAGAGAAATCAAGAAAACAGTTCAATTGCCGATCATCGGCATTATCAAACAGGTATACGAAGGTTCGGATGTGTTCATTACACCGACATTAAAGGAAGTTGAGGCTCTGTACAATGAAGGCGTAGATATTATCGCGATGGACGCAACTGACCGAATCCGTCCCGATGGGACGACGATTTCCGAGTTGTTCCCGCGTATTAGAGAGATGTACAAGGATCAGTTGTTTATGGCAGACTGTTCAACGTTCGAGGAAGGCGTCATGGCTGAGGAACTGGGATTTGATTTGGTAGGAACAACCTTGAGCGGATATACCGATGCTACTAGAGGCACTGCTTTACCTGACTTTCAATTAGTGGAGCGGCTTGTGAGCCGTCTATCGGTTCCCGTTATTTCGGAAGGCGGTATTTCTACACCGGAAGAATTGAAGAAAATGTACGACCTTGGCGTATTTTCGGCGGTTGTCGGCTCTGCCATCACCCGGCCGATGGAAATCACGCAGCGGTTTGTGAAAGCAGTGATAAAATGA
- a CDS encoding ROK family protein — translation MRILAADIGGTNTKLCICDEQGKLEQFQEYATESRQGGPHVMSRLMDKLAEYDNFDAIAISTAGQVDSEAGFIVYANENIPDYTGMRIKNMLEERFHKPVKVENDVNAAALGEAFFGAARHLSDFLCLTYGTGIGGAIVIDRRVYKGAKGVAAEFGHIVTHAGANSRNVAQPLFYEKYASTTALVQMAGKVDPDCTNGRILFEKIKQGNSRLEQVMHAWVDEVAYGLASIIHIFNPSAVIVGGGVMEQDELVRLVEARTKATVMESYRDVKILKASLGNKAGVLGAASLFFR, via the coding sequence ATGAGAATATTAGCCGCGGATATTGGCGGAACGAATACAAAGCTCTGCATCTGCGATGAGCAGGGAAAACTGGAGCAATTCCAGGAGTACGCCACGGAGAGCCGCCAAGGCGGCCCTCATGTGATGAGTCGATTGATGGACAAGCTCGCGGAATATGACAATTTTGATGCGATTGCCATCAGTACGGCAGGACAAGTTGATTCGGAAGCAGGATTTATCGTCTATGCTAACGAAAATATACCTGATTACACCGGTATGAGAATAAAGAACATGCTTGAGGAAAGGTTTCATAAACCTGTAAAGGTTGAAAATGACGTGAATGCGGCTGCGCTTGGAGAAGCATTTTTCGGCGCTGCCCGGCACTTATCCGATTTTCTATGTTTGACCTATGGCACGGGGATCGGAGGGGCTATCGTCATCGACCGTCGGGTTTATAAAGGGGCAAAGGGCGTGGCAGCTGAATTTGGCCATATCGTGACGCATGCGGGAGCCAATAGCCGCAATGTGGCGCAGCCCCTTTTTTACGAGAAATATGCCTCGACGACAGCTTTGGTGCAAATGGCTGGGAAGGTTGACCCTGACTGTACGAACGGCAGAATATTGTTCGAGAAGATCAAACAGGGGAACAGTCGGCTGGAGCAAGTTATGCATGCATGGGTGGATGAAGTTGCCTACGGCTTAGCCTCAATCATTCATATCTTTAATCCCTCTGCCGTTATAGTTGGGGGTGGCGTTATGGAGCAGGACGAGTTGGTTCGGCTTGTGGAAGCCAGAACGAAAGCAACGGTTATGGAAAGCTATCGTGATGTGAAAATTCTGAAAGCCTCCCTAGGGAATAAAGCGGGCGTTCTTGGAGCGGCATCACTATTTTTTCGATAG
- a CDS encoding carbohydrate ABC transporter permease: MSQIKNKKKMERFDIVSNAIITLFAVLNLFPLYWLFTSSLKNSSDVVKMPPDWWPKTITFSNYVDIFQNQPALRWTFNSIYVSGVTTILVIVIGSMAAYAFSKINFKFSNLIYIIFVSSLMIPKEIMIVPLFRIVQNFHMVNAYGGMIWPNVAGAFGVFLLKGFFDTTPNALREAARIDGASEWRTFTRIMLPIVKPGIGALFILNFVQVWNDYLWQLVVGQEKLMKTLMVGTATLMQDLNPNFAYKMAGATVAAIPMLIIFVMFQRYFTSGITAGAVKE, encoded by the coding sequence ATGTCACAAATCAAGAACAAGAAAAAAATGGAAAGGTTCGATATCGTTTCAAACGCGATCATTACCCTCTTCGCTGTTTTAAACCTGTTTCCGCTATATTGGTTATTTACAAGCTCTTTAAAAAACAGCTCGGACGTCGTCAAGATGCCGCCAGACTGGTGGCCAAAGACGATTACTTTCTCCAATTATGTCGATATATTTCAAAACCAGCCCGCTTTGCGGTGGACGTTCAACAGTATTTACGTGTCTGGCGTTACAACCATTCTGGTCATTGTCATCGGTTCGATGGCAGCGTACGCTTTCTCGAAAATCAATTTTAAATTCAGTAATCTCATTTATATCATTTTTGTCTCAAGCTTGATGATTCCGAAAGAAATCATGATTGTACCGCTCTTCCGCATCGTTCAGAATTTCCATATGGTGAACGCTTACGGCGGAATGATTTGGCCCAACGTAGCAGGGGCATTTGGGGTATTTTTATTGAAAGGGTTCTTCGATACGACACCGAATGCGCTCAGGGAAGCGGCGAGAATCGACGGAGCCAGCGAATGGCGAACATTTACGAGAATCATGCTGCCGATCGTTAAACCGGGCATTGGAGCATTGTTCATCCTTAATTTCGTCCAGGTCTGGAACGACTATTTGTGGCAATTGGTCGTTGGCCAGGAGAAATTGATGAAAACGCTGATGGTCGGTACCGCGACCCTGATGCAGGATCTCAACCCTAACTTTGCTTACAAAATGGCCGGAGCGACCGTAGCAGCCATTCCGATGCTGATCATTTTTGTAATGTTCCAACGCTACTTTACATCAGGCATTACGGCCGGGGCAGTGAAAGAGTAA
- a CDS encoding ABC transporter substrate-binding protein — MFKKRLLMTTVALMVIVSMIAGCSGNNTAGNGAASSNAGKGGKEKVEITAWLTPQWKGVLDASEQGADYDSFLKYAAKKFATQYDKYDASVKVEVIAGDQRDQLLNVNLSSNTPPDVFFESVFPMGDYVHRGALVPLTDIVDDEAKKDIDQSFWDAVTFGKDVYFYPFQHNPGTLVYNADMFRAAGLEKFVGDENEIKTWTMDEYQQILDGLKNNLPKDKYANAYPMALYAVNNQGDTWNLAYLRMFGNKFFSSEGNIVLDDANGAKAAAWLKKLYDSGYTNPGAESVSSNDANAMFQNQQLGISFTNPILFSNMKTNMENGTSPKFDVRLANIPSESGDPLSFTYVVGASVFQSGNAKKVEVAKDFVKFFSTDPELVKSSKNGIPVRSSVAEELKGENPLFAAYDANSKYLFNFTGNVPGYSQLREVLYPELQALYLGQKTPEQMVKDYQTNGNKVIEQNKAGSVIYNK; from the coding sequence ATGTTTAAAAAGCGTCTGTTAATGACAACGGTGGCACTTATGGTTATTGTTTCGATGATTGCGGGATGCTCTGGAAACAATACAGCCGGCAATGGTGCGGCATCATCCAACGCAGGCAAGGGCGGCAAAGAAAAAGTCGAAATTACGGCATGGCTGACGCCGCAATGGAAGGGCGTCCTGGATGCATCGGAGCAAGGCGCTGACTATGACAGCTTCTTGAAATATGCGGCTAAGAAATTCGCAACGCAATACGATAAATACGACGCCAGCGTTAAAGTGGAAGTGATTGCGGGAGATCAGCGCGACCAGCTTCTCAACGTTAACCTCAGCAGCAACACGCCTCCGGATGTGTTTTTTGAAAGCGTCTTCCCAATGGGCGACTATGTTCACCGCGGCGCGCTTGTTCCGCTAACAGACATCGTTGACGATGAGGCTAAAAAGGACATCGACCAGAGCTTCTGGGATGCAGTTACTTTCGGAAAAGATGTATATTTCTATCCATTCCAGCATAATCCCGGCACGCTTGTCTACAATGCCGATATGTTCAGAGCAGCCGGCTTAGAGAAATTCGTTGGCGATGAGAACGAAATCAAAACCTGGACCATGGACGAGTACCAACAAATCCTGGACGGATTGAAGAATAACCTGCCTAAAGACAAATATGCGAATGCTTATCCAATGGCACTGTATGCCGTGAATAACCAAGGCGATACTTGGAATCTGGCTTACCTGAGAATGTTCGGCAACAAGTTCTTCAGCAGCGAAGGCAACATTGTATTGGATGATGCGAACGGCGCTAAGGCTGCGGCTTGGCTCAAAAAGCTTTATGACAGCGGTTACACAAACCCTGGGGCTGAATCTGTATCTTCAAACGATGCCAATGCCATGTTCCAAAATCAGCAGCTGGGCATTAGCTTTACCAACCCGATCCTCTTTAGCAACATGAAGACGAATATGGAGAATGGCACATCGCCGAAATTTGACGTACGCCTAGCCAATATTCCGTCTGAAAGCGGAGATCCGCTGTCCTTTACGTATGTTGTTGGCGCCAGTGTGTTCCAATCCGGCAATGCGAAGAAAGTAGAAGTAGCCAAGGATTTCGTTAAATTCTTCTCTACAGATCCTGAATTGGTGAAGTCCTCGAAGAACGGCATTCCTGTAAGAAGCTCCGTTGCCGAGGAACTGAAAGGCGAGAATCCGCTCTTCGCGGCATATGATGCCAACTCCAAATACCTGTTCAATTTTACGGGCAACGTTCCCGGTTACAGCCAGCTGAGAGAAGTGCTGTATCCTGAGCTTCAAGCGCTATACCTGGGACAAAAAACACCTGAGCAAATGGTGAAGGATTATCAAACGAATGGCAACAAGGTGATTGAGCAGAATAAAGCCGGCTCTGTCATCTACAATAAATAG
- a CDS encoding MurR/RpiR family transcriptional regulator, whose translation MRPLSIFTSIHSKYNNLTNTEKKVADYVLENAASVVYMSITDLADACNVGESSIFRFCKSLSYKGYQEFKIALAHSITVDNEIPQLTDQVLMDDTIDQVASKVLSSNISALNETFNLLNIEKIDQAIDYLIEADRILFFGVGSSLITAMEAKVKFMRITNKAECTFDSHLQMMSAALMSERDVAVIISYSGSTKDNIEVAKKAKERGATVISITRFVKSPLTSYSDLTLLCGANEGPLQGGSLSAKISQLYLLDVLYTEYFKRSKEQSVANKENTAAAVSEKLL comes from the coding sequence TTGCGGCCATTAAGTATTTTTACTTCGATTCATTCCAAGTATAACAATTTAACGAACACGGAAAAGAAAGTAGCCGACTATGTGCTGGAGAATGCTGCAAGCGTGGTTTACATGTCGATCACGGATTTAGCGGATGCCTGTAATGTTGGGGAATCCAGCATATTTCGCTTCTGTAAATCACTAAGCTATAAGGGGTATCAGGAATTCAAAATCGCCCTGGCTCACAGCATTACCGTGGACAATGAAATTCCGCAGCTGACCGACCAGGTGCTTATGGATGATACGATTGACCAGGTCGCATCGAAGGTGCTGTCTTCCAATATCAGCGCTTTGAATGAGACTTTTAATCTACTGAATATCGAGAAGATCGATCAGGCCATCGATTATTTGATCGAAGCCGACCGGATATTGTTCTTTGGCGTGGGCTCGTCACTGATCACGGCCATGGAGGCCAAAGTCAAGTTCATGCGGATCACAAATAAGGCGGAGTGCACTTTTGATTCACATCTGCAGATGATGTCGGCGGCTCTCATGTCCGAGCGGGATGTAGCTGTGATCATTTCGTATTCAGGTTCAACCAAGGACAATATTGAAGTGGCCAAGAAGGCAAAGGAGCGCGGCGCAACGGTAATATCGATTACACGGTTCGTCAAGTCACCGCTAACTTCGTATTCGGACCTTACGCTGCTGTGCGGAGCCAATGAAGGTCCGCTGCAGGGAGGATCCTTATCGGCGAAAATTTCCCAGCTCTATTTGCTGGACGTGCTATATACCGAATATTTCAAGAGATCGAAGGAACAATCGGTTGCCAACAAGGAGAATACCGCAGCGGCAGTCAGCGAGAAGCTACTATAG
- a CDS encoding DNA alkylation repair protein, with amino-acid sequence MTLAEVMTKLEELGTEQTKKTFMRHGAKEPLFGVKVGDLKKLVKQVSKDQELALALYDTGHSDAKYLAGLSINPQMMTLPQLEHWVKQANWYMLAEYTVAGVAAESPYALKLAREWMRSGDEMVATCGWSTYANYVSITPDDQLDLEEIRALLRLIESTIHEEQNRVRYTMNMFVIIAGSYVTALYDEAIGVAESIGKVHVDVGQTACKVPLAADYIRKVEQRGKLGIKKKTCIC; translated from the coding sequence ATGACACTAGCAGAAGTGATGACGAAGCTCGAGGAACTGGGCACTGAGCAAACGAAGAAAACCTTTATGCGCCATGGAGCTAAGGAGCCCCTCTTCGGCGTCAAGGTCGGAGATCTGAAGAAGCTGGTGAAGCAGGTGTCCAAGGATCAGGAATTAGCTCTGGCTCTTTATGACACAGGCCATTCTGACGCCAAGTATTTGGCCGGACTGTCCATCAACCCGCAAATGATGACATTGCCCCAGCTGGAGCACTGGGTCAAACAGGCTAACTGGTACATGCTGGCCGAATATACGGTCGCAGGCGTAGCGGCAGAGAGCCCTTACGCGCTGAAGCTGGCACGGGAATGGATGCGTTCTGGTGACGAAATGGTCGCGACCTGCGGCTGGAGCACCTATGCCAATTACGTGTCCATTACTCCCGATGACCAGCTTGACCTGGAGGAAATCCGCGCCTTGCTGCGGCTGATCGAATCCACGATTCATGAGGAGCAGAACCGGGTTCGGTATACGATGAATATGTTTGTCATCATTGCAGGAAGTTATGTGACTGCTCTATATGATGAAGCCATTGGCGTCGCGGAAAGCATCGGCAAGGTTCACGTCGATGTCGGCCAAACCGCTTGCAAGGTTCCGTTAGCTGCCGATTACATTCGCAAGGTAGAGCAGCGCGGCAAGCTGGGCATCAAGAAAAAAACCTGCATCTGCTAA
- a CDS encoding dihydrodipicolinate synthase family protein, protein MASLEKFHGILPAFYACYDEEGNISEARTKDLCDYLLDKGVQGVYVGGSSGECIYHSLDERKAVLTYVANQLKGKMTLIAHVGAPSTRDSIELAKHAAERGYDALSAIPPIYFKLPDHAVYKYWSDIIEATELPFIIYNIPQTTGYTLSPVLFAKMLENKKVIGVKNSSMPTMDIERFKKVGGADVIVFNGPDEQFVSGRIMGADAGIGGTYASMPELFLQANEWVKAGKFAEATAIQSDINDIIIALCSQDGSMYAVIKEVLKRRGIDIGGVRAPMHNISEEDAARIDGIVQMIDQAVERHCK, encoded by the coding sequence ATGGCTTCATTAGAAAAGTTTCATGGCATCTTACCGGCCTTCTATGCATGCTATGACGAAGAAGGCAATATTTCGGAAGCGCGGACGAAGGATCTGTGCGATTACTTGTTAGACAAAGGAGTGCAAGGTGTCTACGTTGGCGGAAGCTCCGGGGAGTGCATCTATCACAGCCTCGATGAACGCAAAGCCGTGCTAACGTATGTTGCGAACCAGCTGAAAGGCAAAATGACCTTGATTGCCCATGTGGGAGCTCCGTCGACGAGAGACAGCATCGAATTGGCGAAGCATGCGGCGGAACGGGGTTATGATGCGCTATCGGCTATCCCGCCGATTTACTTTAAGCTCCCAGATCATGCCGTTTATAAATACTGGAGCGACATTATTGAGGCAACGGAACTTCCTTTCATTATTTATAACATTCCGCAAACGACGGGATATACGCTTAGTCCGGTATTGTTTGCCAAAATGCTGGAGAATAAAAAAGTCATCGGCGTTAAAAATTCTTCGATGCCGACCATGGACATTGAGCGGTTCAAAAAAGTCGGCGGTGCAGACGTCATCGTATTTAACGGCCCTGACGAGCAGTTCGTATCCGGAAGAATCATGGGGGCCGACGCTGGAATCGGCGGAACGTACGCCTCAATGCCAGAGCTGTTCCTGCAAGCGAATGAATGGGTTAAGGCCGGCAAATTTGCCGAAGCGACAGCGATTCAGAGTGACATTAACGACATTATTATCGCCCTATGCTCTCAGGATGGCTCCATGTATGCCGTCATCAAGGAAGTACTGAAAAGAAGAGGCATAGATATCGGCGGAGTAAGAGCTCCAATGCATAACATCAGCGAAGAAGATGCGGCCCGAATTGATGGGATCGTTCAGATGATCGATCAGGCGGTTGAACGTCACTGCAAGTAA